A single genomic interval of Amycolatopsis albispora harbors:
- a CDS encoding BCCT family transporter: MTTGSKDGKPGEEEAVGGGAHSAETQDLANAPDTTGAGHSPDEHVPLELAADRPAETDKTVFGIAAVLAIAIIAWGVSSPSSLASVAKTLLNKAVIPYGGWAFVLTASGFVLFAVCLAISRYGRIPLGQDKEKPEFRTSSWIAMMFSAGMGIGLMFFGVYEPVSHLASPPPGTAAAGSDEAVHTAMATTLFHWTVHPWAIYAVVGLAIAYSTFRKGRSQLISSVFAPLLGKRRTEGPLGKAIDVMAIFATLFGSAASLGLGALQVGGGLGAVGWIDNPGKGVLVAIIAILTIAFIASAVSGVAKGIQWLSNINMVLAAVLAVFVLVVGPTVLIFNLVPGAIGDYFRELAEMSGRTGATGGEEMQTWLSGWTVFYWAWWISWTPFVGMFIARISRGRTIRQFIIGVIAVPSVVSLLWFAIFGGAAIDRQQNGVDIAGAGSEQSATFELLETLPWFIPIAILVMVLVSIFFVSGADAASVVMGTLSQRGSVHPRKNVVIFWGVLMGAVAAVMLLVGGNDGLKGLQNLTILIAVPFVLVMIGLCVAVWRDLRHDPLVLREDEMMRSLEEMHEERTGGARPRRRLLKGRRP; the protein is encoded by the coding sequence ATGACTACGGGTTCGAAGGACGGCAAGCCAGGCGAAGAGGAGGCCGTGGGTGGTGGCGCGCACAGCGCCGAGACCCAGGACCTCGCGAACGCCCCGGACACGACCGGCGCAGGTCATTCCCCGGACGAGCATGTCCCGCTCGAACTGGCCGCGGACCGGCCCGCCGAGACGGACAAGACGGTGTTCGGGATCGCCGCGGTGCTGGCGATCGCCATCATCGCCTGGGGTGTCTCGTCCCCGTCGAGCCTCGCCTCGGTGGCCAAGACGCTGCTCAACAAAGCGGTAATTCCCTACGGTGGCTGGGCATTCGTGCTCACCGCCTCCGGATTCGTGTTGTTCGCGGTGTGCCTGGCGATCAGCCGGTACGGCCGCATTCCGCTGGGCCAGGACAAGGAGAAGCCGGAATTCCGGACCTCCTCGTGGATCGCCATGATGTTCAGCGCCGGAATGGGCATCGGCCTGATGTTCTTCGGTGTCTACGAACCGGTTTCGCACCTCGCGAGCCCGCCGCCGGGGACCGCCGCGGCCGGCTCCGACGAGGCCGTGCACACCGCGATGGCGACCACGCTGTTCCACTGGACCGTGCACCCGTGGGCGATCTACGCGGTGGTCGGCCTGGCCATCGCCTACAGCACCTTCCGCAAGGGCCGCAGCCAGCTGATCAGCTCGGTGTTCGCGCCGCTGCTCGGCAAGCGCCGCACCGAGGGCCCGCTGGGCAAGGCGATCGACGTGATGGCGATCTTCGCCACGCTGTTCGGCTCGGCCGCCTCGCTGGGCCTCGGCGCGCTGCAGGTCGGCGGCGGGCTCGGCGCGGTCGGCTGGATCGACAACCCCGGCAAGGGCGTGCTGGTGGCGATCATCGCCATCCTGACCATCGCGTTCATCGCCTCGGCGGTGTCCGGTGTGGCCAAGGGCATCCAGTGGCTGTCCAACATCAACATGGTGCTGGCCGCGGTGCTCGCGGTCTTCGTGCTGGTGGTCGGCCCGACCGTGCTGATCTTCAACCTGGTGCCCGGCGCGATCGGGGACTACTTCCGCGAGCTGGCCGAGATGTCCGGCCGCACCGGCGCCACCGGCGGCGAGGAGATGCAGACCTGGCTCTCCGGCTGGACGGTCTTCTACTGGGCGTGGTGGATCTCGTGGACGCCCTTCGTCGGCATGTTCATCGCCCGCATCTCGCGTGGCCGCACCATCCGCCAGTTCATCATCGGCGTGATCGCGGTGCCGAGCGTGGTGAGCCTGCTCTGGTTCGCCATCTTCGGCGGGGCGGCCATCGACCGGCAGCAGAACGGCGTGGACATCGCCGGTGCGGGCAGCGAGCAGTCGGCCACCTTCGAGCTGCTCGAGACGCTGCCGTGGTTCATCCCGATCGCCATCCTGGTGATGGTGCTGGTGTCGATCTTCTTCGTCTCCGGCGCGGACGCGGCGTCGGTGGTGATGGGCACGCTGTCGCAACGCGGCTCGGTGCACCCGCGGAAGAACGTGGTGATCTTCTGGGGCGTGCTGATGGGCGCGGTCGCCGCGGTGATGCTGCTGGTCGGCGGGAACGACGGCCTGAAGGGGCTGCAGAACCTGACCATTCTCATCGCCGTGCCGTTCGTGCTGGTGATGATCGGTCTCTGTGTCGCCGTGTGGCGCGACCTGCGCCATGATCCGCTGGTACTGCGGGAGGACGAGATGATGAGGTCACTGGAAGAGATGCACGAGGAGCGCACCGGGGGAGCCAGGCCCCGGCGCCGGCTGCTCAAGGGCCGCCGGCCGTGA